Proteins from one Candidatus Nomurabacteria bacterium genomic window:
- the zupT gene encoding zinc transporter ZupT, with product MEPILLAFLVTLGAGLATGIGSFLAFAAKDTNKKFLSFMLGLSAGVMIYVSLVEIFQKAVTSLGEAFGDHATGYLWATIGFFGGVAVIWIIDHFMHGSAEGSPHEAHEAHEMDHPDKEEHEKRALLKMGTFTALAIAIHNFPEGLATFLATMNEPALGISLAIAIAIHNVPEGVAVSIPIYHATGSRVKAFWYSFASGLAEPVGALLGYFLLIQFISDQVFGVIFAGVAGIMVFIALDELLPAAQKYGYHHHSIIGAIIGMGIMAVSLVLFLF from the coding sequence ATGGAACCAATCCTACTCGCGTTCCTGGTCACCCTCGGAGCCGGTCTTGCAACCGGAATCGGGAGTTTCCTCGCGTTCGCAGCAAAAGACACAAACAAAAAATTCTTATCCTTCATGCTCGGCCTTTCGGCCGGTGTGATGATCTATGTCTCACTGGTTGAGATATTTCAAAAGGCAGTTACCTCGCTTGGTGAAGCCTTTGGTGATCATGCCACTGGCTACCTCTGGGCTACCATCGGCTTCTTTGGTGGCGTGGCCGTGATCTGGATCATCGATCACTTCATGCACGGCAGTGCTGAAGGCAGTCCGCACGAAGCGCATGAAGCACACGAAATGGACCACCCAGACAAAGAGGAGCATGAAAAACGCGCTCTCCTCAAAATGGGAACCTTCACTGCGCTCGCTATCGCGATCCACAACTTTCCCGAAGGACTTGCGACTTTCTTGGCAACCATGAACGAACCAGCGCTTGGTATCTCACTCGCGATCGCGATCGCGATCCACAACGTACCTGAAGGTGTGGCAGTATCCATCCCGATCTACCATGCTACCGGTAGCCGCGTGAAGGCATTCTGGTATTCATTTGCCTCAGGCCTGGCCGAACCGGTCGGTGCCCTACTCGGCTACTTCCTCCTGATCCAGTTCATCAGTGATCAGGTATTCGGAGTGATCTTCGCTGGCGTGGCGGGTATCATGGTGTTCATTGCACTTGATGAACTCCTCCCCGCTGCACAGAAGTATGGCTACCATCATCATTCGATCATCGGTGCCATCATCGGCATGGGAATCATGGCGGTCAGCTTGGTACTCTTCCTCTTTTAG
- a CDS encoding ZIP family metal transporter — translation MVEWFIGLGPVEQALLAGLFTWSVTALGATIVIFFKEINKRILNAMLGFAAGVMIAASFWSLLSPAIEMSDGGWVQPLIGFLLGVATLWVMDKVIPHLHMGFPKEDAEGPKTSWHRSILLVSAITLHNIPEGLAVGVAFGAAYAGLESATLAGAIALAVGIGIQNFPEGAAVSVPLRREGFSRKKAWWFGQLSGAVEPIAAVIGAAVVLVATPILPYALAFAAGAMLFVVVEELIPEAQRGGMGMTDLATTGAMIGFAVMMTLDVALG, via the coding sequence ATGGTTGAATGGTTTATTGGACTTGGTCCAGTTGAGCAAGCGTTGCTTGCCGGACTTTTTACTTGGAGTGTCACCGCGCTTGGTGCCACTATCGTGATCTTCTTTAAGGAAATCAATAAGCGCATCTTGAACGCGATGCTCGGCTTTGCAGCTGGGGTGATGATCGCTGCGAGCTTTTGGTCGCTGCTTTCGCCTGCGATCGAAATGTCAGATGGTGGTTGGGTGCAGCCTCTGATCGGATTTTTACTCGGTGTTGCTACGCTGTGGGTGATGGATAAAGTCATTCCGCACCTGCACATGGGCTTCCCGAAGGAGGATGCTGAAGGGCCGAAGACGTCTTGGCATCGCAGTATTCTCTTGGTGTCTGCTATCACACTGCATAACATTCCGGAAGGACTCGCAGTTGGTGTGGCGTTTGGAGCTGCGTATGCTGGGCTTGAAAGTGCGACGCTGGCAGGGGCAATTGCGCTCGCTGTTGGTATCGGTATTCAGAACTTCCCAGAAGGAGCCGCAGTATCAGTACCACTTCGTCGTGAAGGATTTAGTCGAAAGAAGGCATGGTGGTTTGGGCAGCTATCGGGTGCGGTTGAGCCGATCGCGGCTGTGATCGGCGCTGCGGTGGTGCTTGTGGCGACACCTATCTTGCCGTACGCACTGGCATTTGCGGCTGGTGCAATGCTGTTTGTGGTGGTGGAAGAATTGATCCCGGAAGCACAGCGTGGCGGTATGGGAATGACAGATCTGGCTACTACCGGAGCGATGATCGGCTTTGCGGTCATGATGACACTTGATGTAGCACTTGGATAG